The genomic interval TTCTGATACCAGAAGCCGGGCGAGGGCTTGCGCTTCACCCTTGAGCATCAGGTGTTCGCCGACGAGGGCAGAGAAGGGGCCTTGGCTCGCGGGAGGCGACAGGCCGATGGATACAACGGCTTGATCTGATGGGCCAACCATGACTCGGCTGACATCATCAGAGATCGAGAGATCAGCCGTCTCTTCAGGCCCGGCATACACCGCTTCAACGGATATTCCTTGAATGAGGCTGGCGAGCCTATCAAGCGAGGCACAAGGATTTTTGATACTCATTGTCGGACTTTCTGGACCATGTCCGTTCAATCGTATCCTATTCTGCAGGTCATCACAATTCCCTTTGTTTTGATCATCAGGAGCCTCTCATGTTGATGCCACGCCAGAAGACACCAGACCTCTCCCTGCCAATCGTTGGAGGAGGGCAGTTTGTCCTCTCTGAAGAAAAGGCGGATCTCGGAACCATCATCTGCTTTTATCGCGGACTGCATTGCCCCCTCTGCGCCACCTATCTCAAGGAGTTGGAACGGCTGACGCCGGATTTTGCCGAGCGAGGCATCACGACGGTCGCAGTTTCCTCAGATCCGGAAGACCGGGCTGCCGAGATGGCCAAACGCATCGGAGCGTCCTCCCTGCGTATCGCCTATGACTTGCCTTTGAAGGAAGCGAAAGATTGGGGGCTCTATATCTCCACGTCGCGGGGCAAGTCATCCATCGGCATCGAAGAGCCAGCCCTCTTCTCGGAGCCGGGCTTGTTCCTGATCACACCTCAGCAGACGCTCTACTACATGTCGGTACAGACCATGCCATTCGTTCGGCCGCATTTCTCGGAGCTTTTGGCCGCGACGGATTCCGCCATCAAGAAAAACTACCCCGCGCGCGGGGAATATTCCGGCGAGCTGTAGGGCTGCAGAACAACTTGAGAGCGGTCAACCAGTGCCGCTCTTTC from uncultured Cohaesibacter sp. carries:
- a CDS encoding peroxiredoxin-like family protein gives rise to the protein MLMPRQKTPDLSLPIVGGGQFVLSEEKADLGTIICFYRGLHCPLCATYLKELERLTPDFAERGITTVAVSSDPEDRAAEMAKRIGASSLRIAYDLPLKEAKDWGLYISTSRGKSSIGIEEPALFSEPGLFLITPQQTLYYMSVQTMPFVRPHFSELLAATDSAIKKNYPARGEYSGEL